Part of the Sphingobacteriaceae bacterium genome, ATTGTAAAAATTGTTTTACTTCCGATAGCCTATAAAACATACATGAGTGGGGCCCGAATGCGGGTGCTGAAACCGGAAACAGATGCATTGGCTGCCAAATTTGGAAAGGATGCTGATCCAATGAAAAAGCAACAAGAGCAAATGGCGCTCTACCGAAAGGCAGGCGTGAATCCGTTGTCGGGTTGTGTGCCTATGTTGTTACAATTTCCAATTTTGATTGCCTTGTTTAATTTCATGCCTTCTGCCATAGAATTAAGACAAAAAGGATTTTTATGGGCTGACGATTTAAGTACATATGATTCCATTTGGACATTTGGAGAAGTGCCCTTTATCAGTTGGGCTTATGGAGATCATATTAGTTTATTTGCAGCGTTGATGTTTGTGAGTACCATCATTTATACTTATGCAAATAGTAGTTTAATGCCTCAGCAAAACACGCAAATGCCTGGAATGAAGTTTATGATGTATTTTATGCCTGTTATTTTCCTAGCGGTAATGAATCGTTACGCAGCTGGTTTAAGCTGGTACTATTTTTTGGCAAACATGTTTACCTTTTTACAAAACTGGATCATGAAGAAAATTATCAGCGATAATAAAATCAGACAGAAAATTGAGGCCAATATGAAAAAACCGGCCAAAAGTTCTTCCTTCCAAAAAAGACTCGAAGATATGGCTAAGCAAAGACAGCAACAGATTAAGAAAAGGTAATTTTTTGTAAGTTTTAAAATACAATTAACAACTCATTATTCTCTCAATTAAAAATTGCAATTTTACATCTCAGATAATCTATAATCTGAAAAAATGCAATTAAAGTACTCTTCACGTCCCGAAGCTATTCTGCTTTTACAAGACGGAAAAATCTTCAAAGGAAAGTCAGCCGGTAAAACCGGTACCACTACAGGTGAAATTTGTTTTAATACCGGTATGACTGGATATCAGGAAATCTTTACTGATCCTTCATATTTCGGACAAATTGTAGTTACAACTAATGCTCATATTGGTAATTATGGAGTAGAAGAAAGTGAAGTAGAAAGTGATGGAATTAAAATATCCGGATTAGTATGTAAAAAATTCAACCAGGGTTACTCCCGGCCACGCGCACAAAAAAGTTTACAAAATTATTTTGAAGAAAATAATATTGTAGCCATTAGTGATGTGGATACACGCGCGGTGGTAAGATATATTAGAGATAAGGGTGCCATGAATTGTTTAATTTCTACTGAAACTCAAGATATCGAGAAGTTAAAAAAGCAATTAGCCCAAGTTCCTTCCATGCAAGGGTTAGAGCTGTCATCCAAAGTAACTTGTAAAGAAGCATTTCATTTTGGGAATGAAAATGCCAAGCACAAAGTAGCAGTAATTGACTTTGGTGTGAAAACCAATATATTGAGATCATTGGCTGAGCGAGATTGTTTTTTGAAAGTATTTCCGATGAAAACTGAGTTAAGTGAAATATTAAAATTTAATCCGGATGGTTTTATGTTGAGTAACGGACCCGGCGATCCGGGAGCTATGCAGCAAGAATCAACTCTTGTAAAAACGATTATAGAAACTGGAAAACCGGTATTTGGCATTTGTTTGGGTCATCAATTATTAGCCGAATCGCAAGGTATTAAAACCTATAAAATGCATGCAGGTCATCGGGGTATTAATCATCCGGTAATTAATAAAATAAGTGGAAAAAGCGAAATCACTTCACAAAATCATGGATTTACGATTAGCTCGGAGGATATAAAAAATAATTCAAATATTGAGATTACGCATTTGAATTTAAATGATGGTACCATTGAAGGAATTCGAATAAAAAATAAAAAAGTTTTTTCTGTGCAGCATCACCCTGAGGCTAATCCGGGGCCGTACGACTCCCGTTATTTATTTGATGAATTTGTTGAACTCATGCAATCCGATAAACGAAAAAGCTAAATGGATTACGTTTACGTAAAAGCAATTCATATCATTTTTATAGTTACCTGGTTTGCCGCCTTGTTTTATATTGTAAGACTTTTTATTTACAATGCCGAGGCGCAATTAAAAAATGAAATTGAAAAAACGGTTTTGACACAGCAATTCTTAATCATGCAAAAAAGATTGTGGTACATCATTGGATGGCCGGGTATGATTGGAAGTTTAATCTTTGGATGGTGGATGATCTTTTTAAATCCCGCTTTGCTCACCTTACCTTGGATGTGGCTAAAATTAATTGCTGTTACCTTATTAGTAGTTTATCATTTGCAATGTCAACGTATATTAAGCCAACAAAAACAAGGCATTTTTAAATTATCATCCACCAAACTTCGTCTTTTTAATGAATTAGCTACTATACTGCTGGTGGCTATTGTGTTTTTGGTAGTTGTAAAATCTACTTCCGGATTAATATGGGGAGTATTGGGATTGATTATTTTTGGTGGGATTTTATTTGTCGTAATAAAATTGTACAAGAAAAAACTGGAACAAAAGGAACAAACAGAAATTAATAAATCCAATTAATTGGTTTTTCGGATCCAGGCTTTTGGACACAGATCTTTAATAGAATTTAATTTATCCAGCGCATTCAATTTTGTATTGTAACCTCCGGCGCTTACTACATATAAATTTCTTTCATTTTTACCTGACATGAATGCTTTAATTCCTTTTGATTTTAGCTGCTTGATAAGCTTTTGAGCGTTGCTTTTTACACCAAAACAACCTAAAACAACTTCAAAATCTCCTCTTTTATTGATTGTAGATTCTTCTGTAGTTTTCGGGTGAACTAATTCGGTTACTTCAAAGGTTTTAACTGCAATTACTTTATGCTCTTCCAATTCAATATATGCAATACCATTTACATCGGAGGTATAATTAGTTTTTTCAACGTGCATCTCATTTAATATTAATTCCGGATATTGTATTAAATCGTACGTACTTTTTTGATTGTCACCTCCAATTGCAGCTTTTAGTTTTCCGCTAATTTTAGTGTTTGAAACAAAAACCAATAAGCCTGAAAATAAGAGTGCAAGAATAACTGCTGCCCAGGCTATTTGTCGGTATTTTTTAACCGGATTTGTTGCCGTTTTTTGCGTGGCAATAATTCTATCCTCTGTTTCAATTATGATGTTCTGTTCAATTGGACTAAGTTCTTTTACACTTAAAGCTGATAAACCAAATTGCGATTTAAGGAAATTGGTATTTGTGTCGGCTTCAAATTGAATATTTCCTTCGAAATCCGTGTAAAAAAAGCCAATATTATCGATGTTTAATCTCCCTTTTGTTTTGAGAATAGACGAACAATAAGCAGCAAACTCATTTAAGTGAATTCTGGCGTCCTGGGCCGTACAATTTAGCTTTTCCTTCAACCAAAGTAAAAGCAAACCATCATCTTGTTTTAATTGAACGTTAAAACCAATAGCCAAAGAAGGGGGATATAATAAACTTGAATTAGCGCTAAAATGAGCATCTGATTTCTTTAATACAAAGCCTCCGAATCCGGGAATAACCAAAAAATCATGCTTGTGCAATAATTCTTCAATGCCGGTAATTATTTGTCTTTGAATGTTCAAAATGGGTTGCAAATATAGCTTTACTACTCAAATATAGCCATTCTGAAAGCCTTTATCCACAATTTTTTTCAAATACTATTAAAATCAATTAAATTTTTCGTCAATTTAAATCAAGAATGGTATTTTTGCGCTTCTATGCAATTTAAATTCCGTTTATGCCTTTATGGAGCGTTGATGTTGTTGGGCATAAATATGTCTATTGCTCAAATAAAGCAAGATTTAGATTGCAAATCAGTTCTTGAAAAAGCCTTAAAATCAATTGATGAGGTGAAAAGTTTAAAGTATCACCTGCGTATTACGGAAAGAGGTAAAAAGGGCTATAATTTTTATGAGAGCTCTGTTAAGTTTCAAAAAAATCCACGAAAAATATATCTGTATATCAAAGGTATAGAAGTGTTGTGGGTAAAGGGTACCAATAGGGGCAAAGCTTTAGTAAAACCTAATTCATTTCCTTACATTAATCTTAATTTGGACCCTATGGGTTCATTAATGCGTCAAGATCAACACCATACTTTAAATGAAATGGGTTATGATTATTTCGCAACTATAATTGATCACACAATTAAGGATATAGGTGATAAATTTGATAATGTATTTTCATTAGGTGAAGAAGAAAGAATTAACAACAGAAATTGTTATAAAATTCAAATCAATAATAAAGAGTTTGGTTATACTACTTACACAGTAGGTGAAAATGAAAGTATCACAAGTATTGCACGTAAATTTTTCATCAGCGAATACATGATTTTAGAAAAGAATCCAAAGTTTAACGATTATTTTGACATTTTAAAAAAGGGCCAGGTAATTAATATTCCCAATTCATACGGTAAACTAGTTACTATTTATATTGATAAGTTGTACTTTCTTCCCATCAGTGTAAAAGTTATTGATGATAAAGGTTTGTACGAGGAATACAATTATCATTTCCTTCAGGTAAATCCTACTTTTAATGACACGGAATTTACCAAAGATTATCACGAGTATAAATTTTAGAGTTTTTGTTGTTCAATTCCCTAATTATCAACTTTTAACTTCTTTCATGATTTAATTTTTGCAATTTTAATCTACCATTTAATTAAATAGATGAAAAATTATTTAGG contains:
- a CDS encoding CopD family protein, whose protein sequence is MDYVYVKAIHIIFIVTWFAALFYIVRLFIYNAEAQLKNEIEKTVLTQQFLIMQKRLWYIIGWPGMIGSLIFGWWMIFLNPALLTLPWMWLKLIAVTLLVVYHLQCQRILSQQKQGIFKLSSTKLRLFNELATILLVAIVFLVVVKSTSGLIWGVLGLIIFGGILFVVIKLYKKKLEQKEQTEINKSN
- a CDS encoding SPOR domain-containing protein, whose amino-acid sequence is MNIQRQIITGIEELLHKHDFLVIPGFGGFVLKKSDAHFSANSSLLYPPSLAIGFNVQLKQDDGLLLLWLKEKLNCTAQDARIHLNEFAAYCSSILKTKGRLNIDNIGFFYTDFEGNIQFEADTNTNFLKSQFGLSALSVKELSPIEQNIIIETEDRIIATQKTATNPVKKYRQIAWAAVILALLFSGLLVFVSNTKISGKLKAAIGGDNQKSTYDLIQYPELILNEMHVEKTNYTSDVNGIAYIELEEHKVIAVKTFEVTELVHPKTTEESTINKRGDFEVVLGCFGVKSNAQKLIKQLKSKGIKAFMSGKNERNLYVVSAGGYNTKLNALDKLNSIKDLCPKAWIRKTN
- a CDS encoding DUF1571 domain-containing protein, translating into MQFKFRLCLYGALMLLGINMSIAQIKQDLDCKSVLEKALKSIDEVKSLKYHLRITERGKKGYNFYESSVKFQKNPRKIYLYIKGIEVLWVKGTNRGKALVKPNSFPYINLNLDPMGSLMRQDQHHTLNEMGYDYFATIIDHTIKDIGDKFDNVFSLGEEERINNRNCYKIQINNKEFGYTTYTVGENESITSIARKFFISEYMILEKNPKFNDYFDILKKGQVINIPNSYGKLVTIYIDKLYFLPISVKVIDDKGLYEEYNYHFLQVNPTFNDTEFTKDYHEYKF
- the carA gene encoding glutamine-hydrolyzing carbamoyl-phosphate synthase small subunit, with translation MQLKYSSRPEAILLLQDGKIFKGKSAGKTGTTTGEICFNTGMTGYQEIFTDPSYFGQIVVTTNAHIGNYGVEESEVESDGIKISGLVCKKFNQGYSRPRAQKSLQNYFEENNIVAISDVDTRAVVRYIRDKGAMNCLISTETQDIEKLKKQLAQVPSMQGLELSSKVTCKEAFHFGNENAKHKVAVIDFGVKTNILRSLAERDCFLKVFPMKTELSEILKFNPDGFMLSNGPGDPGAMQQESTLVKTIIETGKPVFGICLGHQLLAESQGIKTYKMHAGHRGINHPVINKISGKSEITSQNHGFTISSEDIKNNSNIEITHLNLNDGTIEGIRIKNKKVFSVQHHPEANPGPYDSRYLFDEFVELMQSDKRKS